A stretch of DNA from Promicromonospora sukumoe:
GGTTGTTCGGCCCGGTCACGGTGTCGGTCACGCCGGCCGTGGTGTCGGTGTTCGCCGTGACCCGGCCCAGCCCCGGGAAGTGCTTGATCGCCGTCTGCACGCCCGCGGACCGCTGGCCCTCGGCGAACGCGTCGCCGTGCGTGATCACCGACGTCGAGGTGTACCCGAAGTTGCGGTCGAACGCGCCGATGGGTGCGTTCGAGGCGGCGGTCGCGCGCGGCACCAGGTCCATGACGGGCGCGAGGTTGAGGTTCACGCCCGCGAGGGCGAGCTCCTGCCCCCAGACCTTGGACCGGGCGCGCAGGTCCGACGGCGTCAGCCGGGCCTGGTCGAGCGCGCTCGGGATGGTGCTGAAGCCCTTGCCGCGCAGCACCTGCACCGCGCCGCCCTCCTGGTCGGTCGCGACGAAGAGGGGGACCGGGGAGTCCGACGCCGCGATGGCGGCGTTCACCAGGTTCTTCACGGGCTGCCGCCCGGCCTGGGTGCGGCCCGCCAGGAACACGCCGCCGATCTTCTGGTCCCGCAGCATGGTGAACGTCGGCTGGAACGGGCCCTTGACGGGCAGGCCCACCATCACGACCTGACCCACCTTCTGCTCCAGGGTCCAGCCGGCGACGAGCGACAGGTCGGGCTCGGCCGGCGCGGGATCCGCCGCGGGCGGGGTGGACGGCGTCGCGCCGGAGGCGGACGGCGAGGCGTCGGCCGACGGCGTCGCCCCGCCGGACGACGGGGAGGCGCTCGGGCTCGGTGAGGGGCTCGGTGTGGGACTCGACGGCGTGCTGGACTGAGCGGGTCCGGGGATGGAGGAGGGTCCGGGCTCACCGGCCGGAGCGGAACATCCCGCGGCCAGCGTCGCTACCGTGAGAACGGTGGCGACCAGCAGGCCCGCGGGGCGAAAGCGGATCATGTACACCAGTCTCACCCCGCTACCGGCCCTCTGCGCAACAGTCCGGCGAGACCTGTTTCAGAGCGCCGCTGCGACCGCCCGGACGAACTCGTCGACGTCGTCCGCCGTGGTGTCCCACGCGCACATCCAGCGCACCTCGACCCGGTCGGCCGTCTCGCCCGGCGCCCAGTCGTAGAAGCGGGCGTGGGCCCGCGCCCGGTCGGCGGCCGCGCGCGGCAGCGTCGCGAACACGACGTTCGCCTCGGTCGGGCACGTCACGCGGACGCCCGCCTCCGGCAGCCCCGCCCCCTCGATCCCCGCGCGCAGGCGCGCGGCCATCGTGTTGGAGTGCGCCGCGTTGCGCAGCCACAGCGGCCCGTCCGCGGCGGTGCCCTCCGCCGCAGACTCCGTGCCCGACGTCGGCGTGCCCGGCTCGCCGAGCAGCGCCAGGAGCTGGGCCGACACGAACCGCGTCTTGGAGGCGAGCTGCATCGTCGCCTTGCGCAGGTACGGGACCGCCTCGGTCAGCCGCCCCGGTCCGCCCGGCCCGGCCACCGCGTCGTCGTCGGACAGGACCACCACGGCCTCGCCCAGCATGCCGCCGTTCTTGGCCGCGCCGAACGAGAGGATGTCGACGCCCACGTCGGTGGTGATCTCCCGCAGCCCGACGCCGAGTGCGGCCGCCGCGTTCGCGAGGCGCGACCCGTCCAGGTGCACGCGCAGGCCCGCCGCGTGGGCGGCGTCCGCGAGCAGCTTGAGGTCGGCCACGGAGTAGACCGTGCCCAGCTCGGTCACCTGCGTGAGGCTGAGGACCGCGGGCTGCGCCCGCTGCACGTTGCCGATGTCGCCGGCGTAACGGTCGACGGCGTCGGGGCCGATGCGGCCGGCGACGCTCGGGACGGCGAGGACCTTGAGGCTGCCCACCCGCTCGGGCGCCCCGTTCTCGTCGGTGTGGATGTGCGCGACGTCGCTGGCGATCACCGCACCCCAGCGCGGGGCCGCGGCCATCAGGCTGATGACGTTCGCGCCCGTGCCGTTCAGGACGGGGAAGATGCGGGCGCGCTCACCGAACACCTCGGTGGCGCGGACCTGCAGACGGGCCGAGACGGGGTCGTCGCCGTACGAGACGGCCGCGCCGTCGTTGGCCGCGACGATCGCGGCCATGACCTCGGGGTGGACGGGGGCGTAGTTGTCGGAGGCGAAGTGCTGCACCTCCCCATTCTCCCGCCCGGGGACAGGCCGAGGGCCCGGCCACCTCGAAAGGTGACCGGGCCCTCGTAGTGCAACCGGGCGAACTCAGGAGCCCGCCGTGCCGGCTGTCAGAGATCAGATCGGGCGGATGTTCTCCGCCTGGAGGCCCTTGGGGCCCTGCTTCACGTCGAACTCGACGCGCTGGTTCTCCTCGAGCGAGCGGTAGCCGCTCGACTGGATCGCGCTGAAGTGGGCGAACACGTCCTGCCCACCGTCCTCGGGTGCGATGAACCCGAAGCCCTTCTCGGCGTTGAACCACTTGACGGTTCCGAAAGCCATGTACTGCTCCTTGCAAGATGCGACGACCCCGGCCTTCGGGATCGCTGTAATCACGGTGTCGTCGTCATCTCTTGGAAGAACGATCGAGGCACTGCAACACGGCAAGCGTACCTGCCCGTGCCCAGGATAGCCCGACCAATCTCCGCGAGGTGCGTCTGACCGGCCAGCGGATGAACTTTCCTTGGGTCTAGGGTGATGTGGGTCACGTCCTCGTAACGATCTAGGCCGTGGCGGGGGATTCGTGACACAGGCGTCACACAAGGTGACTACTTTCAGCGACCACGACGGGGCAAAGTGCGCCGTTCAGATCCACTCCCGCTTGAAGGGGAACAGCAGACATGATTCGACGTTCCACGGCTGCGCGCGGGCTCGCGCTAGCGGCAGTCCTCAGCGTGGGCTTGGCAGCCTGCTCCACCTCGGGTTCTGGCGATGGAGAGGGCGGGGGCTCCGCGGAGCCGCTCGTCGTCGGCACCATCCTCCCGATCACCGGCTCTCTTGCCTACCTCGGTCCGCCCGAGGTCGCGGGCGTCGGACTTGCGGTCGACGACATCAACGCCGCCGGGGGTGTGCTGGGCGAGGATGTCACCCTCGAGTCCGGTGACTCCGGCGACTCGACCGACATGAGCGTCTCGACCAACACGGCCACCGACCTGATCGGCAAGGGCGTGCAGGTCGCGATCGGCGCGGCGTCCTCGTCCGTGTCGCAGAACGTGGTGGACCAGTTCACCGAGGCCGGGGTTCTCCAGATCTCGCCCGCGAACACCGCCACCGAGCTCTCCGGCGTGAGCGACCTGTTCACCCGTACCGCCCCGCCGGACACCGTCCAGGGTGCGGCGCTCGGCTCGCTCGTGCTCGACGGCGGCCACCAGAAGGTCGCCTTCCTCGTGCAGAACGAGACCTACGGCACCGGCCTGCGCGACAACGTGCAGAAGGCCATCGAGGAGGGTGGCGCCGAGGCTGTCTACGGCGGCACCGGCGCCGGCGAGGAGTTCGCCCCCGGCGAGACCAACTTCTCGTCCATCGTGACCGACGCGCTGGCCGCCAAGCCGGACGCCATCGTCATCCTCGCGTTCGAGGAGACCAAGGCGGCCGTGGCCGAGCTCGTCTCCCAGGGCTGGGACTTCGACGGCACCACGTACCTGTGCGACGGCAACACCGCCGACTACTCCAAGGACTTCGACCCGGGCACGCTCGTGGGCGTCCAGGGCACCATCCCCGGCGCCGACCCGGCGCAGGAGTTCAAGGACAACGCCAGCGCCTGGTACGAGGAGGCCGAGGGCTCGGCCCTGACCGACTACGCCTACGCCGCTGAGTCGTACGACGCCGTGATCCTCGCCGCGCTCGCCGCGGTGAAGGCCGAGTCGACCTCCGGCACCGACATCGCCGCCCAGATCCGTTCCGTGTCCGGTGCGGACGGTGGCACCGAGGTGTCCACGTTCCAGGAGGGCGTCGACGCGCTCGAGGCCGGCGAGGACATCCACTACACGGGTGTCTCCGGCATCGGCCCGATCAACGAGGACAACGACCCGTCGTCCGCGTTCATCGGCGTCTACAACTACGCCGACGACAACACGCTCGTGTTCGACCGTGCGATCGAGGGCTCCGTCGAGGGCTGACGCTCCCGGCTGATCCAGCACGAAGGCCCGGTCACCTCGGTGGCCGGGCCTTCGTCATGTCCTGTTCGTGCAGCAAGGGGACGATGGGCGGGAACCCAGGGCGACGGCACGCCGTTGACCGGGGTGGACCGTCAGGACCGAACACTCACGAAGGACTTGAGAACATGGGCTTCCTCGACCGACTGCTCGGCCGCGAGCCGCGCGAGCAGATCCCCGGTATGCACCAGGGCGGCGGCGCACCGCGGCCGCAGTACCAGCAGGCGCCGGGCCAGACCCCGGCCTACGGCACGGCTCCCGTCTACGGGTCCGCCGCGAGCACGGGCCGCAGCGAGGACGAGGTCGCGGTCGAGCGCTACCGCTACCTCCTGCGCACCGCACCGCCGGACCGGGTCGAGGAGGCCCACGCCGAGGCGTTCGCGCAGCTCACGCCCGAGCAGCGCAACCAGGTGCTGGCCCAGCTCAGCGAGACGGTGCCGCCCAACGAGCGCGCGACGTCGGACGAGCCGCGCGACCTGGCCCGCATGGCCACCCGCGCCGAGATGCGCAACCCCGGCACGCTGGAGCGCAACTTCGGCGCGAGCCGCGGCCCGGGCTTCGGCTCGATGCTGGGCGCGAGCATGCTCGGCACCATCGGCGGCATGGTCATCGGCTCGGCCGTGGCCGACATGATGTTCGGCAGCTCGTTCGGCGACCCCGGGCAGGACTTCGCCGGCGGCGAGGAAGCGGGCGCCGAGGGCGGGGCTGAAGAGGCCGGGGCCGAGGAGGCGGGCGGCGAGCCCGTCGAGGCGGCGGGTGCCGAGGGCGACCCCGGCGCGGACGCCGGTGGCGACGGCGGCGGCTTCTTCGGCGACATGTTCGGTGGCGGCGACGGCGGCGGGGACTTCGGCGGCGACTTCGGTGGCGGCGAGTTCTAGCCTCCTGCCTGCCTGACGCAGAGCCGTGGCGAGGGAGGACCCAGACGTACGTCGTCGGGTCCTCCCTCGCCACGGTGCTGTCCGGCGCCAGCCCTAGGTGCCGATCAGGCGCAGGAATCCGCCGAGCTCCATGAGGTGACGCACGCCGTCGGCCTCCAGGTCGCCCGGCAGGTAGTCGGTGAGCCGGGGCGACGAGACCACGACGGCCCGCCACTGCGCGCGCGACACCCCCACGTTGATGCGGTTCCGCGACAGCAGGAAGCCCATGCCACGGGACACGTTCTCGGGGGCCGAGGCGGCGAGCGTCAGGATCGCGACCGGCGCCTCCCGCCCCTGGAACATGTCCACGGTGCCGACGGGCACGCCGTCGAGCCCGGCCGCACGCAGCGCCTGGCGCACCGTGTGGACCTGCGCGTTGTACGCGGCGACCACCACCACGTCGTCGGGGCCGAGCGGCCGGGCCGGGCGACCCGCACCGGGGTCCCACGTGCGGCCGACGACGGACCGCACCTGGCGCGCCACCTCGTCGGCCTCCTCCCGGGACGACGTCGAGCGCCCCTCGTGGACCACCGGCACGTGCACCACCCCGGGCGGCACCCCGTCGAGCGAGCGCTCGGTCGTGACCGGGTGCGCGAAGAGCCGGCCGGCGTACGAGAGCTGGGACACGGCGGCGCAGACCTCGGGGTGCATCCGCCACGACTCGGGCAGCAGGTAGCCCAGCCCCTCGGGCAGCACGGCACTGCCGGCGGCGAGCCACGCGAGCGCCGACTCGTCCACCGGTTCGGGGTGCCGGCCCTGGCTGACCTGCGGAAGCTGCTGCGGGTCGCCGAGCAGCAGCAGCCGCTGCGCGGCCCGGCCGACGGCGACCGTGTCGGCGAGCGAGAACTGCCCGGCCTCGTCGATCACGAGCAGGTCCAGGCCCTCGTCGGGCCAGCGCTCGTGCGCGAAGTCCCACGCGGTGCCGCCCACCACGCAGCCGCCGTCGCTGGTCGCGGCGAACTCCGCGAGCTGGGTGCCCGAGAGCTCCTGCCACGGGCCGGCGGCCTCGTTCCCGATGCCCTTCGCCCGCTGCTTCTTGGCGACCACCTCGACGGGCACCCCCGCCTTGTCGACCAGGCAGGTCAGCAGGTTCTCCACCGCCGCGTGCGACTGCGCCACCACGCCCACACGCCAGCCGGAGCCGACGAGCCGGGCCACGACGTGCGAGCCGACGTGCGTCTTGCCGGTCCCGGGCGGGCCCTGCACCGCGAGGTAGGAGTGGTCGAGCCGCTGGACCGCGGAGAGCACGGCGGCCTCGAGGTGCCGCCCGGTCGCGTCTCCTTCGGCGGGCGTGTCGGGGGTGCCGGCCGCGCCTTCTCGTTCGGCGGTCGTGTCGGGTGTGCCGGCCGCACCCGTGGCGCCGCCGAGCTCCGGCAGGTCCCCGCCGCCGACCAGCCGCGGCGGCCTGCGGCGCAGCAGGTCGATCGCGGCGCCGTCCGGCAGGGTGCGGTCCGTGGTCCACGCGGCGAGCGCGGCCCGCGCGGCGTCCTCGGTCGCCCGCTCCTGCGCGTCGTGCGCCGGGCCGCGCTGCGGCGCGAGTGCCACGGGTGCCTGGTCGTGCGGTTCCGCGCCGCCGGACAGCCGCTCGCGCAGCACCACGACGTCGCGGCCGCGGGGCGCCTCGTCGGTCCCGGGTTCCTCCCGGACCTCCAGGATCGTGCCGCCGGAGTGCTCGCCGCGCACGGCCCGCACCTCCAGCGGGCCCACGACCGGGGGCACCGGCTGGTCGTAGAGCACGTGCACCGGGTCGCCGACGCCCAGGTCGGACCCGTCGATCCGCGACCCGTCGAGCATCCGGCCCACCAGCTCGACCTCGCGGGAGGGCAGCCGGTCCCGGCCCACGACGCCCCAGTCCCGCAGCACGCGGGTTTGTTCCACGTGGAACGTCGACCGGCGGCCGGGCCACTCGTCCAGCGGCAGCTCCAGGCGGGCGAAGTGCTCCTGCCAGAAGGGCTTCTCCTCCCGCTGGTAGTAGCCGACGGCGGCACCCAGCAGCGCGAGCGCCTGCACGTCCAGCGAGCGGTCGCCCCGGTTCTCGCCGACCCGTTCGGCGATGTCGGCGGCCAGCGCCAGCCGCCGGTCCCGGGCCTCCCGCCGCGCCTCGGCCCGTACCGCCGCCGCTTCCCCGTTCCCGCCTGCGGCGGGAACGGGCGGTTCTCCCCCGCTGCCGCCGGCAGGCTCACCCGGGCCCGACCCGGCGAACCCGGTCTCGACGGGCTCGACCTGCGTGGGGACCCGTCCGGCCGTCCCGATCTCGACAGGCTCGACCTGCGTCGGCGCGGGTCCGGTCGCGGCGATCCTGGTCTCGACAGGCTCGACCCGCGAGGGCGGATCGACCCGCGAGGGCGGCACGGTCGGCGGGGGCACCACCCGGGCCGACCCGTCCTCGACCAGCGGGGGCAGCGACGTCACGGACCCGGTCTCGACGGTCTCGACCAGCGAGGGCCTCGGCCCCCGGGCCCAGCGCAGCCAGTCCAGCAGCCGCAGCGTCGACCGGCAGTCGTACTCGTTGTAGTCCAGGATGCGCTGCTTCAGTGCCGCCGCCCGCTCGTCGCCGTCGGCGGCGAGCTTCGCGTACTCCGCGTACTCGGTGACCGAGGCCGTGGCGCTCGTGACCCCCTCCCGCGCGGGATCGTCCTGCATGTAGAGCGGTTCGAGCTTCTTGATCGACTTGGACCGGTTGGAGATGCGCAGGCACGACCGGACCACCGCGTAGAGGTCGACGAGCACGCCGTCGCGCAGGAGCTGGTCCACCTCGTCCTCGTAGACGCCATGGCGGGCCGCGATCGAGAGCAGGTGCGTCTTCTCGTAGGCGGCGTAGTGGTAGACGTGCAGGTCGGGGTAGGTCTCGAGCCGTGCGCGCAGGTGGTCCACGAACCGCACGAGCGCGTCGCGCTCGCCCACCAGGTCGTCGGCCCAGAGCCCGTGGAACGGCGGAGTCCCGTCGTCCGGGCCGGGCCGCTCGACCCAGCCGAAGAGGTAGTCGAGGCCCATGGCCGGTGCCTGGTCGTCACCGGGCAGCCGGGCCGCCTCCCACAGGGGGTCGCCCTCGAAGTCGAAGAACACGTCGCCCGGGCTCGGCGGCGGGAGGCGGTCGACGGCCTCGGTCGCCACGAGCTGCCAGCGCAGCCGCGCGTCGGGGCCGTCCGGGTCCACGCCGTCGGGCAGGTGGTCGAGCGGGACCGACCCGTCGCCGTCGTCCAGGCCGAGCTGGAGGCGCGCCTGGGCGCGCAGGCCCTCGAAGCGGCCGGCGGCCATGCCGTCCGGCGGCGCCTCGGCGGTGGCGAGGCCGTCGATGGTGGTGATCCCTCCGGCGGCGAGCCGCGCCCGTTGTGCCCCGTAGACCCCGCCGACGAGCAGCACGTCCCGGCTCTCGCGGGCGGCGTCGGCGCAGTCCGGGCAGTCGCGCAGCCGGCCGCAGGCCAGATAGCGCTCGTCCTGCCAGCGCACCGGCCCCGTGTCGGCGACGTGCGTGTCCAGGACCTCGACGAGCCGGGTCCGCCGCTTGCGGAAGACGGGCAGCAGGTCGGCGAGCCGGTGCGAGGTGGTCTCGCCGGTGCCGAGCACCAGGTGCACCTCGTCGGTCGGGTCGACCCGCGCCGCCATGAGCTGGTCGGCGTAGGCGGCGAGCTGGAGCAGCGCCCGCACCTTGGTGCGGCGCGCGAGCTTGGAGTCGTGCACGGCGTACCGCAGCCCATCGCCCAGCGGGTCGCGCACCAGGAAGTCGGCCCGGCCGTGGAACCGCCCGTCGAAGAACGACGCCTGGTAGACGACGTCGGCGCCCTGCTCCAGCGCCGCCAGCGTGCGGGCGTGCGCGTCGACCAGCTCGTCCCGCGTCATCCGGCGCGCGGGCGCCACCTCGAGCACGCCGCCGGGCCGTCCGCCGTCGGCCGGCCCGAAGGCGCGCAGGTGCCCGGCGAGCACGCGGCGTTCGTGGTCCTCGCCGAGGGCCGCCGTGCGCGCGAGCATCTCGTCCTCCTCCCGCGCCCGTCGGGGGCTGCGGCCCAGGAGCTCGTCGAGGCGGCGCAGCAGGCGGAACTCACACTCGCCCGCGACCACGAGGTCGCTGGCCGAGTGCACGAGGGTGCCGGCGTCTTCACGCTCCAGGAGGAACATGTCCCCAGGTCTACCAGTGACCTCTGACACGAGCGCGCTACTGTCGCTCCCACACGCGGGAGAAATGTCCGGCCGGACCGAGGTCCTGGCGCCGACCCGCCTGCATGGCCGATAGTGGGGCCGACCGTATCGAAGGAGCAACCATGCCCGTGCGCTTCAACCCGCCTCCGGGTTGGCAGGTGCCCCCGGGATTCCGACCCGACTCCACCTGGGCTCCCGACCCGTCGTGGCCCCCGGCCCCGCCCGGTTGGGACTACTGGGTCGACCGCCCCGACGCCCCCCAGCCCGATTCCGGACCCACCGGTGCCGCTCCCCCGGCACCCCCCGTGCCCCCGGCACCTCCGGCCCGCACCGACGGCCCCGACGGCGGTGGCGACACGCGGACCGTCGCGATCCAGGTGATCGACGCCCCCGGCCGGCGCCAGGCCCCCGCACCATCGGCCCCGCCCGCCCTGGCTCCCGCGGACGCCATGGGCTCGACCATGACGATGGCACCGATCGGCGCCCCGCCCGCAGGTCCGCCGCGGACGAGCTCCGGCCCGCAGCCGGTCTACCCGCCCCAGCCCGGGATGGCGCCGCCGCCCCCGCCGCCCGAGGCCAAGGGACCGACGTCGGGCGTGCTCGCCGCCCTCAAGGGCCTCGGCGGCCGGAAGGCGACGACGCCTGCCGCCGCAGAGCGACCGGGCGCCTCCGGTCCCGGCCCGCTGAGCATCGACGACGCGAACCGCCAGCCCGGCGGCCAGATCCCCGTCGGCACCATCTCGCCCGGGCAGCGGCCCGGCGGCCCGGCCCGCCAGGGCGGCGCTCGCCCGCCGGGCGTCGGGCTCATGGTCGCCATCGGCGTGGCCGGGCTCGCGCTGGGCGTGATCCTGGGCGTGATCATCACCGCCGGGCAGCAGGCCGACGCGAACCAGGCGATCTCCGACGCCCAGAACATCCAGTCGGAGATCGACGACCAGCGGGCCGAGATCGAGGCGGACCGGGCGCAGGTCGACAAGCAGCGCGACGAGGTGGCCAAGCGCGAGCAGGCGCTCGGCGAGCGCGAGGCGCAGGTCAAGGAGCAGGAGGCCGCGCTCAAGCAGCAGCAGGAACAGCAGCAGCAACAGCAGCAGGAACAAGAGCAGCAGGAGCAGGAGAACGACAACAACGGGAACGGCAACGGGAACGGCGGCGCCGTCTTCTACTGGAACTGCGACGCGGTCCGTGCCGCGGGAGCGGCGCCCCTGCAGAGCGGCCAGCCCGGCTACCTGCCGCACCTCGACCGGAACGGCAACGGCGTCGCCTGCGAGGACGGCGAGTAACGGACCGGCCGGCCCGGGAACCAGCCGAGCGACCTGAGCTCCACGCTCAGGGACAGAAGTGAACGGGCCGAGGCAGATCCCCAGATTCTGCCTCGGCCCGCTCGGTTGTTCCCGGCCCACGCCATCTCCCCAGACGAGACGCGGACCGGGAAGTCCTTAACCCCCGAAGAGTCCCTCCAGGAGTTCACCGAGACCGAGGGGATCCTCGTTCCCGGGAGCTTGTGTCGGCTCCTCGCTGGGAGCCGGGCTGGGCGACACACCGCCGTCGGGCTGGACCTCGCCCGTCGCGGCGAGCTGCAGCGCCTCGCTCATGTCGATCAGGCAGAGCCGCCAGACGTCGCCGTCGACGCCCTTGGGCGCACGCCAGAACGCCTTGCCGGTGAGCCCCTCCGGGGCCGTCCAGCCGGTACCGGTGCGCTGCGCGACGCAGGTCTCCATCGCGGGCACCTCGTTCGCCTGCGGGTCCTCGACCAGCATCGGGGCGAGCTCCGCGACCATCGGCGCGGGCTTCGCGGGCTTGGGCGTGTCCACGGACTTGCCGGCGACGTCGTGGATGACGGCGCACTCCGGTGACGTGACGCGGCACCAGGAGGCGCTCCAGGTGTCCTTGTTCGCGTAGACGAACCCACGCGGCTCCGCCGTCGAGCGGTCCACCTGCAGCACGCGCATCCACACGCTGCCGTCGCCGAGCACGTCGAACGGCGTCACCGGGAGCGACGCGCCCGCCTGGGGCGCACCCTTCTCGGCGCCGGCCCCCGACCCCGGTGCCGCGGACGCCCCCTGCGCGTCCGCGGCACCATCGGTCTCCGGGTCGTCGAAGACCAGGAACTGGTTCCCCTCCTCCGCACCGGAGGAGAAGCCGAACACGAGGGCCGGCCCGCCGTCGGACGGCAGGACCATCGCGTCGGACGTGACGCCCCGCCAGAGCAGGGTTCCGCCGAGGTTCCCCGCGCGGAGGTTCTGCAGGGCGGTGTCGCCGCCCGCGAGGACCTCCAGGTCGGTGGCGCTGTGCCGGCCGTCGATCTTCGCCAGGGTCACGACCGCCAGGTAGCGGTCGCCGTCCCCGGCGGGCAGGCCGAGGTCCAGCACGGCGGTGTCCGCGTCGACCCGGTAGGCCGCGGGCTGCGCCACGGACGTCACGCCCGGCGCGAGGTCCGTGAGCGCCGTCGCCGGGTCCGGCTCCGGGATCGAGGTGGGCGACGGCGGCGCGGGGTCGACGTCGACCGTGGCCATCGGCTCCGGCGAGCCGAGGGGCGTGACCTCCACCGGGGCGCTGCTCCAGAGCCCGGGGATCCCGGGGAGCGCACCCGCCACGCCGGCGCCGGCCGTGGCCAGCACGACCGTCGAGGCCAGCGAGACGCCGGCCCGGCGCACGGCGTGCTTGCGCCGGCTGGACCGCAGCACGCCGTCCAGGTCGAGG
This window harbors:
- a CDS encoding glycoside hydrolase family 3 N-terminal domain-containing protein, yielding MIRFRPAGLLVATVLTVATLAAGCSAPAGEPGPSSIPGPAQSSTPSSPTPSPSPSPSASPSSGGATPSADASPSASGATPSTPPAADPAPAEPDLSLVAGWTLEQKVGQVVMVGLPVKGPFQPTFTMLRDQKIGGVFLAGRTQAGRQPVKNLVNAAIAASDSPVPLFVATDQEGGAVQVLRGKGFSTIPSALDQARLTPSDLRARSKVWGQELALAGVNLNLAPVMDLVPRATAASNAPIGAFDRNFGYTSTSVITHGDAFAEGQRSAGVQTAIKHFPGLGRVTANTDTTAGVTDTVTGPNNPSVTVFAAGIKDGTGLVMMSSAVYARIDPKAPAVFSPKAVGLVRQHGFHGVIITDDLSAAVQVQSVPAGQRAVRAVDAGVDLVLASAKPSVAPAMVDALVKAARQDPAFAAKIDAAAARVVAAKAGL
- a CDS encoding threonine aldolase family protein → MQHFASDNYAPVHPEVMAAIVAANDGAAVSYGDDPVSARLQVRATEVFGERARIFPVLNGTGANVISLMAAAPRWGAVIASDVAHIHTDENGAPERVGSLKVLAVPSVAGRIGPDAVDRYAGDIGNVQRAQPAVLSLTQVTELGTVYSVADLKLLADAAHAAGLRVHLDGSRLANAAAALGVGLREITTDVGVDILSFGAAKNGGMLGEAVVVLSDDDAVAGPGGPGRLTEAVPYLRKATMQLASKTRFVSAQLLALLGEPGTPTSGTESAAEGTAADGPLWLRNAAHSNTMAARLRAGIEGAGLPEAGVRVTCPTEANVVFATLPRAAADRARAHARFYDWAPGETADRVEVRWMCAWDTTADDVDEFVRAVAAAL
- a CDS encoding cold-shock protein codes for the protein MAFGTVKWFNAEKGFGFIAPEDGGQDVFAHFSAIQSSGYRSLEENQRVEFDVKQGPKGLQAENIRPI
- a CDS encoding ABC transporter substrate-binding protein translates to MIRRSTAARGLALAAVLSVGLAACSTSGSGDGEGGGSAEPLVVGTILPITGSLAYLGPPEVAGVGLAVDDINAAGGVLGEDVTLESGDSGDSTDMSVSTNTATDLIGKGVQVAIGAASSSVSQNVVDQFTEAGVLQISPANTATELSGVSDLFTRTAPPDTVQGAALGSLVLDGGHQKVAFLVQNETYGTGLRDNVQKAIEEGGAEAVYGGTGAGEEFAPGETNFSSIVTDALAAKPDAIVILAFEETKAAVAELVSQGWDFDGTTYLCDGNTADYSKDFDPGTLVGVQGTIPGADPAQEFKDNASAWYEEAEGSALTDYAYAAESYDAVILAALAAVKAESTSGTDIAAQIRSVSGADGGTEVSTFQEGVDALEAGEDIHYTGVSGIGPINEDNDPSSAFIGVYNYADDNTLVFDRAIEGSVEG
- a CDS encoding TM0106 family RecB-like putative nuclease; the encoded protein is MFLLEREDAGTLVHSASDLVVAGECEFRLLRRLDELLGRSPRRAREEDEMLARTAALGEDHERRVLAGHLRAFGPADGGRPGGVLEVAPARRMTRDELVDAHARTLAALEQGADVVYQASFFDGRFHGRADFLVRDPLGDGLRYAVHDSKLARRTKVRALLQLAAYADQLMAARVDPTDEVHLVLGTGETTSHRLADLLPVFRKRRTRLVEVLDTHVADTGPVRWQDERYLACGRLRDCPDCADAARESRDVLLVGGVYGAQRARLAAGGITTIDGLATAEAPPDGMAAGRFEGLRAQARLQLGLDDGDGSVPLDHLPDGVDPDGPDARLRWQLVATEAVDRLPPPSPGDVFFDFEGDPLWEAARLPGDDQAPAMGLDYLFGWVERPGPDDGTPPFHGLWADDLVGERDALVRFVDHLRARLETYPDLHVYHYAAYEKTHLLSIAARHGVYEDEVDQLLRDGVLVDLYAVVRSCLRISNRSKSIKKLEPLYMQDDPAREGVTSATASVTEYAEYAKLAADGDERAAALKQRILDYNEYDCRSTLRLLDWLRWARGPRPSLVETVETGSVTSLPPLVEDGSARVVPPPTVPPSRVDPPSRVEPVETRIAATGPAPTQVEPVEIGTAGRVPTQVEPVETGFAGSGPGEPAGGSGGEPPVPAAGGNGEAAAVRAEARREARDRRLALAADIAERVGENRGDRSLDVQALALLGAAVGYYQREEKPFWQEHFARLELPLDEWPGRRSTFHVEQTRVLRDWGVVGRDRLPSREVELVGRMLDGSRIDGSDLGVGDPVHVLYDQPVPPVVGPLEVRAVRGEHSGGTILEVREEPGTDEAPRGRDVVVLRERLSGGAEPHDQAPVALAPQRGPAHDAQERATEDAARAALAAWTTDRTLPDGAAIDLLRRRPPRLVGGGDLPELGGATGAAGTPDTTAEREGAAGTPDTPAEGDATGRHLEAAVLSAVQRLDHSYLAVQGPPGTGKTHVGSHVVARLVGSGWRVGVVAQSHAAVENLLTCLVDKAGVPVEVVAKKQRAKGIGNEAAGPWQELSGTQLAEFAATSDGGCVVGGTAWDFAHERWPDEGLDLLVIDEAGQFSLADTVAVGRAAQRLLLLGDPQQLPQVSQGRHPEPVDESALAWLAAGSAVLPEGLGYLLPESWRMHPEVCAAVSQLSYAGRLFAHPVTTERSLDGVPPGVVHVPVVHEGRSTSSREEADEVARQVRSVVGRTWDPGAGRPARPLGPDDVVVVAAYNAQVHTVRQALRAAGLDGVPVGTVDMFQGREAPVAILTLAASAPENVSRGMGFLLSRNRINVGVSRAQWRAVVVSSPRLTDYLPGDLEADGVRHLMELGGFLRLIGT
- a CDS encoding excalibur calcium-binding domain-containing protein, whose protein sequence is MPPAPPARTDGPDGGGDTRTVAIQVIDAPGRRQAPAPSAPPALAPADAMGSTMTMAPIGAPPAGPPRTSSGPQPVYPPQPGMAPPPPPPEAKGPTSGVLAALKGLGGRKATTPAAAERPGASGPGPLSIDDANRQPGGQIPVGTISPGQRPGGPARQGGARPPGVGLMVAIGVAGLALGVILGVIITAGQQADANQAISDAQNIQSEIDDQRAEIEADRAQVDKQRDEVAKREQALGEREAQVKEQEAALKQQQEQQQQQQQEQEQQEQENDNNGNGNGNGGAVFYWNCDAVRAAGAAPLQSGQPGYLPHLDRNGNGVACEDGE